One Microlunatus soli genomic window carries:
- the alr gene encoding alanine racemase, translating to MIDESIFPGPGAVGIAPQTASAVVDLGAFSRNLTRLREHVGSTPVMVVVKADGYGHGMINCSRAARQAGADWLGAATPTEALQLRESGDQGRLLCWLYGPDEDLEPVVAADIDIAAHSAEQISMITAAAGAVERTARVHLKIDTGLSRNGAAADRWPELCAIAAEAEQAGAVRIAGIWSHFAAADEPGHPSIARQQEAFSAALTSAEEFGLSPEVRHLANSAAGLTLPDTHYDLVRLGIACYGIEPAPGLAAGVGVDLEPVMTLRAQLAAVKPIAAGEGVSYGHTWTADTDTVVGLVPLGYGDGIPVAASNRAEVQVGGRRAPIRGRVCMDQFVVDLGPGATEAMGDEVIIFSGRDRGPTAEDWADVCGTIGYEIVTRIGVRVPREYR from the coding sequence CGTCGGGATCGCACCGCAGACGGCCTCGGCCGTTGTTGATCTTGGTGCGTTCAGTCGGAATCTCACCCGACTGCGCGAGCATGTCGGCAGCACGCCGGTGATGGTGGTGGTGAAGGCCGACGGCTACGGGCACGGCATGATCAACTGTTCCCGTGCCGCCCGACAGGCCGGCGCAGACTGGCTCGGCGCCGCAACACCGACCGAGGCCCTGCAGCTTCGCGAATCCGGCGATCAGGGTCGACTGCTGTGCTGGCTCTACGGCCCGGACGAGGATCTGGAACCGGTGGTCGCCGCCGACATCGACATCGCCGCCCATTCGGCCGAACAGATCTCCATGATCACCGCGGCGGCCGGTGCGGTGGAGCGGACCGCCCGGGTCCATCTCAAGATCGACACCGGGCTGTCCCGCAACGGTGCGGCGGCGGACCGCTGGCCCGAGCTGTGCGCGATCGCGGCCGAGGCGGAGCAGGCGGGTGCGGTGCGGATTGCCGGGATCTGGTCGCATTTCGCGGCTGCCGACGAACCCGGCCACCCGTCGATCGCCCGCCAGCAGGAAGCGTTCAGCGCGGCGCTGACCTCGGCAGAGGAGTTCGGACTGTCCCCGGAGGTCAGGCACCTGGCCAACTCCGCGGCCGGCCTCACCCTGCCGGACACCCACTACGACCTGGTCCGGTTGGGGATCGCCTGCTACGGCATCGAACCCGCGCCCGGTCTGGCTGCCGGTGTCGGAGTTGATCTTGAACCGGTGATGACGCTGCGCGCGCAGCTGGCGGCGGTGAAACCGATCGCGGCCGGGGAAGGCGTCTCCTACGGTCACACCTGGACCGCGGACACCGACACCGTGGTCGGCCTGGTCCCGCTGGGCTACGGTGACGGCATCCCGGTAGCTGCCAGCAATCGAGCCGAGGTGCAGGTCGGTGGCCGGCGGGCTCCGATCCGTGGCCGGGTGTGCATGGACCAGTTCGTGGTCGACCTCGGCCCCGGCGCCACCGAAGCGATGGGCGACGAGGTGATCATCTTCTCCGGCCGTGATCGCGGGCCGACCGCCGAGGACTGGGCGGACGTCTGCGGCACCATCGGATATGAGATCGTCACCCGGATCGGTGTCCGGGTGCCGCGGGAATATCGCTGA
- a CDS encoding alpha/beta fold hydrolase: MGRGEGIGLVAGVAALALGGIAAGFKLERELVGRRLRPQLAEAGSEPFFSLRSSGPTVETLDGVRLHVEVDELRSEPNSPTRTAEPVEGQRPTLVFVHGYALSLDCWHFQRKHFRDRYRMIFYDQRSHGRSDRSAAKLCRIPQLATDLAQILQEVAGSGPVILIGHSMGGMTIMELARQHPEWFGRYRPGSTDRTVDGVGPIIGVGLVCTSADDLLDRHPVRGFPGRVASRLAEPAMAVLNRIPTAVEQTRKAGSDLAYLITREMSYPSPVPPSYVKFLGEMLSVTPLDVIADFYPAFADLDEVDGLKVINTVPTTVIGGKQDLVLPFRHTEAILDELPDAARLVLDPCGHMAMIEHHQRVDRALDELIDRAI; encoded by the coding sequence GTGGGCAGAGGCGAGGGGATCGGACTGGTCGCCGGCGTTGCCGCATTGGCGCTCGGCGGGATCGCCGCCGGTTTCAAGCTGGAGCGCGAACTGGTCGGCCGCCGTCTCCGCCCGCAGTTGGCCGAGGCCGGCTCCGAACCGTTCTTCAGCCTCCGCTCCAGCGGCCCGACGGTGGAGACCCTGGACGGTGTTCGGCTGCACGTCGAGGTCGACGAACTCCGATCCGAGCCCAACTCGCCGACGCGGACCGCCGAGCCGGTCGAGGGGCAGCGGCCGACTCTCGTCTTCGTGCACGGCTACGCGCTGAGCCTCGACTGCTGGCATTTCCAGCGCAAACACTTCCGCGATCGCTATCGGATGATCTTCTACGACCAGCGATCGCACGGTCGGTCGGACCGATCGGCGGCCAAGCTGTGCCGGATCCCGCAGCTGGCCACCGATCTGGCTCAGATCCTGCAGGAGGTCGCCGGATCGGGGCCGGTGATCCTGATCGGCCACTCGATGGGTGGCATGACGATCATGGAACTGGCCCGGCAGCATCCGGAATGGTTCGGCCGGTACCGGCCGGGCAGTACTGACCGAACGGTGGACGGGGTCGGCCCGATCATCGGCGTCGGGCTGGTCTGCACCTCCGCAGACGACCTGCTCGACCGGCACCCGGTCCGAGGATTCCCCGGCCGGGTCGCCAGTCGGCTCGCCGAACCGGCAATGGCGGTCCTGAACCGGATCCCGACCGCGGTCGAGCAGACCCGGAAGGCCGGATCGGACCTGGCCTATCTGATCACTCGGGAGATGTCCTACCCGTCCCCGGTACCGCCGTCCTACGTCAAGTTTCTCGGCGAGATGCTGTCGGTCACGCCGTTGGACGTGATCGCCGACTTCTATCCGGCGTTCGCCGACCTGGACGAGGTGGACGGTCTGAAAGTGATCAACACCGTTCCCACCACGGTGATCGGCGGCAAGCAGGATCTGGTGCTCCCGTTCCGGCACACCGAGGCGATCCTGGACGAGCTGCCCGACGCGGCCCGATTGGTCCTGGATCCGTGCGGCCACATGGCGATGATCGAGCACCATCAACGGGTCGACCGGGCGCTGGACGAACTGATCGACCGGGCGATCTGA
- a CDS encoding DEAD/DEAH box helicase has translation MPSAGSAASSAGKKTKRHQRSDPNSSKRRWTAAERAAKGRKPRRRGGVDDTFDRNTSSRERGFEGRMTRTDDRRDGRRSDDRRNDRRSDDRGFDRGFNRSDDRGFNRSDDRGFNRGNDRGDNRGDSRGYNRGDDRPRNDRFDRSGSGRSDRPRGDRFERPSNGRSDRPRGDRYDRPRADRFDRSNNDRSDRPQGGRGAESRGRRWDEDRPAQRDRSGDRRPNRRDDRDVAQRDISLDVRADRTEQAAPAALETPDVNVGFADLGVATELVDRLAADGILTPFPIQAASIPDAVSGRDVLGRGRTGSGKTLGFGLPMLTRLTAGKRRREPRGLILLPTRELATQVSDVLAPLARAVGLRTMLVAGGMSYVPQLKALDNGVDIVIGTPGRLIDLMERGDLLLDFVEITVLDEADHMADLGFLPDVTTLLDAVPSTGQRMLFSATLDRGVDRVVQQYLHDPSTHQVDTAQASVDTMTHYLLPIAPSDKRTITAEIANRDGRTVIFVRTQLGADRVAEQLREAGVMAGALHGGLPQGARTRTLEAFKTGTLPVLVATDVAARGIHVDEVGLVLQVDPPTDPKTYLHRSGRTARAGQAGVVVTLVLPNQRRQIRRLAQDAGVTAVQLDARPGDEALAEATGSLPTNTEPISEREYAKVIAPRQPKRGPGGRGQGGRGQGGRQGGFGGKGRGWNRHGGRGPEGRGPGARDGRRGGDGFDRRKSGGDRQRATYDNGR, from the coding sequence ATGCCTTCAGCAGGATCCGCCGCGTCGTCGGCGGGCAAGAAGACCAAGCGCCATCAGCGTTCCGATCCCAACTCGAGCAAGCGGCGCTGGACCGCGGCCGAGCGGGCCGCCAAGGGCCGTAAGCCGCGTCGCCGCGGTGGCGTGGACGACACGTTCGATCGCAACACGTCGTCCCGTGAGCGCGGCTTCGAGGGCCGCATGACCCGTACCGATGACCGCCGCGATGGTCGCCGGAGCGATGACCGGCGCAACGACCGGCGCAGCGATGATCGCGGCTTCGACCGGGGCTTCAACCGGTCCGACGACCGCGGCTTCAACCGGTCCGACGACCGCGGTTTCAACCGTGGCAACGACCGTGGCGACAACCGTGGCGACAGCCGGGGCTACAACCGTGGCGACGACCGCCCGCGCAACGATCGCTTCGACCGCTCCGGCAGCGGCCGCTCCGACCGTCCGCGCGGCGACCGGTTCGAGCGCCCGAGCAACGGCCGCTCCGACCGCCCGCGCGGTGACCGGTACGACCGGCCGCGTGCCGACCGGTTCGACCGGTCGAACAACGATCGCTCCGACCGCCCGCAGGGTGGCCGCGGTGCAGAGTCGCGCGGCCGCCGGTGGGACGAGGATCGGCCCGCGCAACGGGACCGTTCCGGTGACCGCCGGCCGAACCGCCGCGATGACCGTGATGTCGCCCAGCGCGACATCTCCCTCGATGTCCGGGCCGACCGGACCGAGCAGGCTGCTCCGGCCGCGCTGGAGACCCCGGACGTCAACGTCGGCTTCGCCGATCTCGGCGTGGCCACCGAACTGGTCGACCGGCTCGCCGCCGACGGCATCCTGACACCGTTCCCGATCCAGGCAGCCTCCATCCCGGACGCGGTGTCCGGACGCGATGTCCTCGGCCGTGGCCGGACGGGCTCGGGCAAGACCTTGGGTTTTGGTCTGCCGATGCTCACCCGGCTCACCGCAGGCAAGCGTCGCCGGGAACCGCGCGGACTGATCCTGCTGCCGACCCGCGAGCTGGCCACCCAGGTCTCCGACGTGCTGGCCCCGCTGGCTCGTGCCGTCGGACTGCGGACGATGCTGGTGGCCGGCGGGATGTCCTACGTGCCGCAGCTGAAGGCCCTGGACAACGGCGTCGACATCGTCATCGGCACCCCCGGCCGGCTGATCGACCTGATGGAGCGCGGCGATCTGCTGCTGGACTTCGTCGAGATCACCGTGCTGGACGAGGCCGACCATATGGCCGATCTGGGCTTCCTGCCTGACGTCACCACTCTGCTGGACGCGGTGCCGTCGACCGGGCAGCGGATGCTGTTCTCCGCGACCCTGGATCGTGGCGTGGACCGGGTCGTCCAGCAGTACCTGCACGATCCGAGCACCCATCAGGTGGACACCGCCCAGGCCTCGGTCGACACGATGACCCACTACCTGTTGCCGATCGCACCGTCGGACAAGCGGACGATCACCGCCGAGATCGCCAATCGCGACGGCCGGACCGTGATCTTCGTCCGCACCCAGCTCGGCGCCGACCGGGTCGCCGAACAGCTCCGCGAGGCCGGCGTGATGGCCGGGGCCCTGCACGGCGGCCTGCCGCAGGGGGCCCGGACCCGTACGTTGGAGGCGTTCAAGACCGGTACCTTGCCGGTCCTGGTCGCCACCGACGTCGCCGCCCGCGGCATCCACGTCGACGAGGTCGGGCTGGTGCTCCAGGTGGATCCGCCGACCGATCCGAAGACCTATCTGCACCGCTCCGGGCGGACCGCGCGGGCCGGTCAGGCCGGCGTCGTGGTCACCCTGGTGCTGCCCAACCAGCGGCGGCAGATCCGGCGGCTGGCGCAGGACGCCGGCGTCACCGCTGTCCAGCTGGATGCCCGCCCCGGCGACGAGGCGTTGGCCGAGGCGACCGGATCGCTGCCGACCAACACCGAGCCGATCAGCGAGCGCGAGTACGCCAAGGTGATCGCGCCGCGTCAACCCAAGCGGGGCCCGGGTGGTCGCGGTCAGGGTGGTCGCGGTCAGGGAGGTCGTCAGGGCGGCTTCGGCGGCAAGGGACGTGGCTGGAACCGGCACGGTGGACGGGGCCCGGAGGGTCGCGGCCCCGGCGCCCGGGACGGCCGCCGCGGCGGTGACGGTTTCGACCGGCGGAAGTCCGGCGGCGACCGGCAGCGGGCCACCTACGATAACGGGCGATGA
- the tsaE gene encoding tRNA (adenosine(37)-N6)-threonylcarbamoyltransferase complex ATPase subunit type 1 TsaE, whose protein sequence is MTEAEPVVTYHRAGAQHAAGMVEVIHAAFGARPPLDPPSTADAETPETVTEALAAGTGVYATVDDRPAGVIIIEPSESGTGILRRVSVHPDFQRHGIASTMVAECQLLATELGCRRLELFARGEFPELIGYWQHRGFAIVRQAPHGVVLGRELPRRLLVPTPDAMHELGRRIAARSRAGDVIIASGDLGAGKTTLTQGIGSGLGATGQIISPTFVLSRIHPGADGHPDLVHVDAYRLSTPDELLDLDLDESLDRSVTVVEWGEGIAEQLSAERLQVLVLRGADPEDETRTVLLSSSGERWSDDDLDALVGAAADSDDDTSRVDQQRGVAAHG, encoded by the coding sequence ATGACCGAAGCAGAACCTGTTGTGACCTACCACCGTGCCGGCGCGCAGCACGCCGCCGGCATGGTGGAGGTGATCCATGCCGCTTTCGGCGCGCGGCCACCGCTCGACCCGCCGTCCACCGCCGACGCGGAGACGCCGGAGACGGTCACCGAGGCACTGGCCGCCGGCACCGGTGTCTACGCGACCGTCGACGACCGACCGGCGGGAGTGATCATCATCGAGCCGTCGGAATCCGGCACCGGCATCCTGCGCCGGGTCTCGGTGCACCCCGACTTCCAGCGACACGGAATCGCCTCGACCATGGTCGCCGAATGCCAACTGCTGGCCACCGAATTGGGCTGCCGCCGGCTGGAGCTCTTTGCTCGCGGTGAGTTTCCCGAGCTGATCGGCTACTGGCAGCACCGCGGCTTCGCCATCGTTCGGCAGGCGCCGCACGGTGTCGTGCTGGGTCGGGAGCTGCCCCGTCGGCTGCTGGTCCCGACCCCCGACGCCATGCACGAGCTCGGGCGGCGGATCGCAGCCCGGTCCCGGGCCGGTGACGTGATCATCGCCTCCGGTGATCTCGGCGCAGGCAAGACCACCCTGACCCAGGGCATCGGCAGCGGGCTGGGTGCCACCGGGCAGATCATCTCGCCGACCTTCGTCCTGTCCCGGATCCATCCCGGCGCCGACGGGCATCCCGATCTGGTGCATGTCGACGCCTACCGGCTCTCCACACCCGACGAACTGCTCGATCTCGACCTCGACGAGTCTCTCGACCGGTCGGTCACCGTCGTCGAGTGGGGCGAGGGGATCGCCGAACAGCTGAGTGCCGAACGACTGCAGGTGCTCGTGCTGCGCGGCGCCGACCCGGAGGACGAGACCCGTACGGTGTTGCTCTCGTCCAGCGGCGAGCGATGGTCCGACGATGATCTTGACGCGCTCGTCGGTGCGGCCGCGGACAGCGACGATGACACCTCCCGTGTTGATCAACAACGAGGAGTGGCAGCCCATGGCTGA
- the tsaB gene encoding tRNA (adenosine(37)-N6)-threonylcarbamoyltransferase complex dimerization subunit type 1 TsaB yields the protein MAEQLILGLDTATLVQVGLSDGADVLASRTFDDPRRHVEQLAPLIAETAAGAGVSLSALTKIIVGLGPGPYTGLRVGIATARTLGAALGVEVRGVCSLDGLAAQWLAAEQPPTGEFLIATDARRREVYWAQYGADGVRIAGPSVGSPADLPDLPLGGPAGSSYPELPIADGAPTRLDAGVLASAGTRLPDAGIEPLYLRSPDATPPGPRKSVLPKVLP from the coding sequence ATGGCTGAGCAGCTGATCCTCGGTCTGGACACGGCGACCCTGGTCCAGGTCGGACTGTCCGACGGCGCCGACGTGCTGGCCTCACGCACCTTCGACGACCCGCGCCGGCACGTCGAACAGCTGGCGCCGCTGATCGCTGAAACGGCCGCCGGGGCCGGGGTGTCGCTCAGCGCGCTGACCAAGATCATCGTCGGTCTGGGGCCCGGTCCGTACACCGGTTTGCGGGTCGGTATCGCCACCGCACGCACCCTCGGCGCGGCCCTCGGGGTCGAGGTCCGCGGTGTCTGCAGCCTGGACGGACTGGCCGCCCAGTGGCTGGCTGCGGAGCAACCGCCGACCGGTGAGTTCCTGATTGCGACCGACGCCCGCCGTCGCGAGGTCTACTGGGCCCAGTACGGCGCCGACGGTGTCCGCATCGCCGGCCCGTCGGTCGGGTCGCCGGCCGATCTGCCGGACCTGCCGCTCGGTGGTCCGGCCGGCAGCAGCTACCCCGAGCTGCCGATCGCCGACGGTGCGCCGACCCGACTCGACGCCGGAGTGCTGGCATCGGCCGGGACGCGCCTACCCGACGCGGGCATCGAACCGCTCTACCTCCGCAGCCCCGACGCGACGCCACCCGGCCCGCGCAAATCGGTGCTCCCCAAGGTCCTGCCATGA
- a CDS encoding GNAT family N-acetyltransferase, with translation MTLSEGGYAVAQLPSDSSAVVDAVMALEETGFEVGEQWSRNSWESEFDDPCEVLGAKDASGALIGVIALRYGGDTVDLDRIVVAPSARRRGVGRSLIMTALVQARLRRVTEMILEVRTDNEPAVTLYRELGFTAVTVRSDYYGPGRDAQVMKADTGARKARTNQA, from the coding sequence ATGACGTTGTCAGAGGGTGGTTACGCCGTCGCGCAACTGCCGTCCGACAGCTCCGCGGTGGTGGATGCGGTGATGGCGTTGGAGGAGACCGGTTTCGAGGTCGGTGAACAGTGGAGCCGGAACAGTTGGGAGTCCGAGTTCGACGACCCGTGTGAGGTGCTCGGGGCCAAGGACGCGTCCGGTGCCTTGATCGGCGTGATCGCGTTGCGCTACGGCGGTGACACCGTTGATCTTGATCGGATCGTCGTTGCGCCGTCGGCCCGCCGACGCGGGGTCGGTCGTTCGTTGATCATGACAGCGCTGGTGCAAGCGCGGCTCCGTCGCGTCACCGAGATGATCTTGGAAGTGCGGACCGACAATGAACCGGCCGTCACCCTCTATCGCGAGCTCGGATTCACCGCGGTGACCGTTCGCTCCGATTACTACGGGCCCGGTCGCGACGCGCAGGTGATGAAGGCCGACACGGGTGCGAGGAAGGCAAGGACGAACCAGGCATGA
- the tsaD gene encoding tRNA (adenosine(37)-N6)-threonylcarbamoyltransferase complex transferase subunit TsaD: MSGPLILGIESSCDETGIGIVRGHQLLANEVASSVEEHVRFGGVVPEVASRAHLEAIVPTLERALATADVDLAEIDAIAVTAGPGLIGALVVGIAAAKALALATGKPLYGVNHLAGHVAVDLLDHGPLPQPAVALLVSGGHTSLLRVDDVASSITEIGSTIDDAAGEAYDKVARLLGLPYPGGPVIDRIARGTDSEPAGDPTAIRFPRGLTARHDLVAHRFDFSFSGLKTAVARWVELRRRDGQDIPLADVAASFQEAVCDVLSAKAVDACDALGATDLLIGGGVAANGRLRALLEHRTAERGITLRRPKPALCTDNGAMIAVLGAEVVDRDLPPSSLDFGADSTLPVSRPLV; the protein is encoded by the coding sequence GTGAGTGGACCGCTGATCCTGGGCATCGAGTCCTCCTGCGACGAGACCGGCATCGGCATCGTCCGTGGCCATCAACTGCTGGCCAACGAGGTGGCCTCCAGTGTGGAGGAACACGTCCGCTTCGGCGGCGTGGTCCCCGAGGTCGCCAGCCGGGCCCACCTGGAGGCGATCGTGCCGACATTGGAACGGGCACTGGCCACGGCCGATGTCGATCTTGCCGAGATCGACGCGATCGCCGTCACCGCCGGACCGGGATTGATAGGCGCACTGGTGGTCGGGATCGCCGCAGCCAAGGCCCTCGCGCTGGCCACCGGCAAACCGCTCTACGGCGTCAACCACCTCGCCGGACACGTCGCGGTCGACCTCCTCGACCACGGACCGCTGCCGCAGCCGGCGGTCGCGCTGCTGGTGTCCGGCGGCCACACCTCATTGCTCCGGGTCGACGACGTCGCCTCCTCGATCACCGAGATCGGCAGCACCATCGACGATGCGGCGGGCGAGGCCTACGACAAGGTCGCTCGGCTGCTCGGCCTGCCCTATCCGGGCGGGCCGGTGATCGACCGGATCGCGCGCGGCACGGACTCCGAACCGGCCGGCGACCCGACCGCGATCCGCTTCCCGCGCGGTCTGACCGCCCGGCACGACCTGGTCGCGCACCGCTTCGACTTCTCCTTCTCCGGGCTGAAGACCGCGGTGGCGCGCTGGGTCGAGCTCCGCCGGCGGGACGGTCAGGACATCCCGCTGGCCGATGTCGCCGCCAGTTTCCAGGAGGCGGTCTGTGATGTGCTCAGCGCCAAGGCCGTCGACGCCTGTGACGCCCTCGGGGCGACCGATCTGCTGATCGGTGGCGGGGTCGCCGCCAACGGTCGGCTGCGTGCGTTGCTGGAGCACCGGACCGCCGAGCGCGGCATCACGCTGCGCCGGCCGAAGCCCGCGCTGTGTACCGACAACGGCGCGATGATCGCCGTCCTCGGTGCCGAAGTGGTGGACCGTGACCTGCCGCCGTCGTCGCTGGACTTCGGCGCAGATTCGACGCTGCCGGTGAGCCGCCCACTGGTCTGA
- a CDS encoding cytochrome P450 produces MAIGRQQLAFIKELYGVRLKLGWHGYLRRDPSALLHLEPGRQDPYPLYEQVRARGRVSTTPLGNLITVDHEVCNQVLRSRDFVAAEDNNDDHQLSLLDMNPPDHTRLRRLVAPDFTAKRVTRFTPQIEQVLAQLIKKVPRDRPFDLVSEVAAPLPIAVITELLGIPDANAEEFAHHGQEFGSALGGIQSLSHARRLAATRKRLAEIFTEVFELRRREPSDDVIGRIVAEDSPVRPDELVPLCTLLLIAGFETTVNLIGNTVLALLSNPDQWQLLTDDPDLADKAIEEGLRYDSPVQRTGRLATTDTELAGRPVKAGEWILTAIGGANRDPRVFTEPDRFDIGRDNADDHLSFSGGIHYCLGAALARLEAGIALRTIATEFPDLQLAGDRRRRPGSLIRGMQYFPVQAPKLRQTVIV; encoded by the coding sequence ATGGCGATCGGGCGGCAACAACTGGCGTTCATCAAGGAGTTGTACGGGGTCCGGCTCAAACTCGGCTGGCACGGCTACCTCCGACGAGATCCGTCCGCCCTGCTGCACCTGGAGCCGGGACGGCAGGATCCGTACCCGCTGTATGAGCAGGTCAGAGCCCGTGGCCGGGTGTCGACCACACCGCTGGGCAATCTGATCACCGTCGATCACGAGGTCTGCAACCAGGTGTTGCGATCCCGGGACTTCGTCGCCGCCGAGGACAACAACGATGATCATCAACTCTCCCTGCTGGACATGAATCCGCCCGACCACACCAGGCTCCGCCGGCTCGTGGCGCCGGACTTCACCGCCAAGCGAGTGACCCGGTTCACGCCGCAGATCGAGCAGGTGCTGGCCCAGTTGATCAAGAAGGTGCCGCGGGACCGGCCCTTCGATCTGGTGTCCGAGGTGGCAGCTCCGTTGCCGATCGCGGTGATCACCGAGCTGCTCGGGATCCCCGATGCCAATGCCGAAGAATTCGCCCATCACGGGCAGGAGTTCGGCAGTGCGCTCGGCGGCATCCAGTCGCTGTCCCACGCCCGCCGGCTGGCTGCCACCAGGAAGCGGTTGGCCGAGATCTTCACCGAGGTCTTCGAGCTGCGCCGTCGGGAACCGAGCGATGACGTGATCGGTCGGATCGTCGCCGAGGACAGCCCGGTCCGGCCCGACGAGCTCGTCCCGTTGTGCACGTTGCTGCTGATCGCCGGCTTCGAGACGACGGTCAACCTGATCGGCAACACGGTGCTGGCGTTGCTGTCCAACCCCGACCAGTGGCAGCTGCTGACCGATGATCCTGACCTTGCGGACAAGGCGATCGAGGAAGGGCTGCGCTACGACTCCCCGGTCCAGCGGACCGGTCGGCTGGCCACCACCGACACCGAGCTCGCCGGTCGCCCGGTCAAGGCGGGGGAGTGGATCCTGACCGCCATCGGCGGCGCCAATCGTGACCCGCGGGTGTTCACCGAGCCGGACCGGTTCGACATCGGCCGGGACAATGCCGATGATCATCTGTCCTTCTCCGGTGGCATCCACTACTGCCTCGGCGCAGCCCTGGCCCGGTTGGAGGCAGGGATCGCGCTGCGCACCATCGCCACCGAGTTCCCCGATCTGCAACTCGCAGGGGATCGCCGGCGGCGGCCCGGCAGCCTGATCCGGGGCATGCAGTACTTCCCTGTCCAGGCGCCGAAACTGCGGCAGACCGTGATCGTCTGA